From a single Phacochoerus africanus isolate WHEZ1 chromosome 11, ROS_Pafr_v1, whole genome shotgun sequence genomic region:
- the ASCL3 gene encoding achaete-scute homolog 3, with product MMGHRNHSNLPDKPPVCADSAHLPLPRSFYLDPAVTVHLYPEGPVPAPYSQDLPLLPFSSDSLIVENRGEPRTFSLPHPNYRRCDDAYGPAFIRKRNERERQRVKGVNDGYAQLRHHLPEQYLDKRLSKVETLRAAIKYINYLQALLDPEEAETKNHPRKRPSGTAATSCHPDPIFTVI from the coding sequence ATGATGGGCCACAGAAACCACTCCAACCTGCCAGATAAACCGCCTGTCTGCGCTGATTCTGCCCACTTGCCACTGCCCAGGTCCTTCTATCTGGACCCCGCGGTCACGGTCCACCTGTACCCCGAGGGCCCCGTGCCAGCCCCTTACTCTCAAGACCTGCCACTGCTGCCTTTCTCCAGTGACTCCCTGATCGTGGAAAACCGTGGTGAACCCCGCACCTTCTCACTGCCTCATCCAAACTACAGGAGGTGCGACGATGCCTACGGGCCGGCCTTTATCCGGAAGAGGAATGAGCGAGAAAGGCAGCGGGTGAAGGGCGTCAATGACGGCTACGCGCAGCTCCGCCACCACCTGCCGGAGCAGTACCTGGACAAGCGACTCAGCAAAGTGGAAACCCTCAGAGCCGCCATCAAGTACATTAATTACCTGCAGGCCCTTCTGGATCCCGAGGAGGCTGAGACCAAGAATCACCCCAGGAAACGTCCCTCGGGAACGGCAGCCACCAGCTGCCACCCTGACCCCATTTTTACAGTCATCTGA